The following proteins are co-located in the Microbulbifer sp. VAAF005 genome:
- a CDS encoding TolC family outer membrane protein, which yields MNIVEVFKQLWKIPFAVFLVFWALVVDADIFSSSPSAEVISPSNMDIEANSSLKKMSFREYEEGIKRMELNMLEVVHQAVGWHPLIAEAIGNLYQQRQGVRAARSGYFPQLSAGIVAGQDSEYKNEGDGHAFQVNISQMVYDFGKVSSNVDFAKAGVQRSQAEVLQSIDEVARRTARAAIEVQRYQSLLITSDAQVQGVSAIAQLVQIRKERGVSSRSDVLQAQSRVDAAQASKQQVEALLRRWRSTLQNLTGFESPFRVAMYVPEDVAQACDVVSFDLSSVPDVLIAEASRAEAEAQLKSAKANTWPTLTLDGNVNQYLDQNYVDANALDDNEKAIFFNVSMPLYQGGKISAGREGASYALSSADAARDSAQLSVTQKYREAQEEAEGLMRSLSALSARESAIAETRDLYKQQYATLGTRTLIDLLNSEQELHLARQEKNNTIFDLHLLKIDCLHSRGGLREAFKLDGTEIQGVEVLP from the coding sequence GTGAATATAGTGGAAGTGTTTAAACAACTATGGAAAATACCATTTGCAGTTTTTTTGGTATTTTGGGCGCTCGTTGTGGACGCCGATATTTTTAGTTCATCTCCCTCTGCTGAAGTAATTAGCCCAAGTAATATGGACATAGAGGCTAATAGCTCATTAAAGAAAATGTCTTTTCGGGAGTATGAGGAAGGAATTAAGCGAATGGAACTCAACATGCTTGAGGTGGTACATCAAGCGGTTGGGTGGCACCCATTGATCGCAGAAGCCATTGGTAATCTCTACCAACAGAGGCAGGGTGTTCGAGCTGCACGGTCTGGCTACTTTCCCCAACTGAGTGCTGGCATTGTAGCGGGGCAGGATTCCGAATATAAAAATGAGGGGGATGGGCATGCGTTCCAAGTGAATATCTCTCAAATGGTTTACGATTTTGGCAAAGTGTCTAGTAATGTTGATTTTGCCAAGGCTGGAGTACAACGATCTCAAGCAGAAGTTCTTCAGTCCATTGATGAGGTTGCAAGGAGGACTGCACGAGCAGCCATTGAAGTGCAGCGTTATCAGTCATTGCTAATAACATCTGATGCGCAAGTGCAAGGCGTATCTGCTATTGCCCAGCTTGTACAAATTCGAAAAGAACGCGGGGTTAGTTCCCGTTCCGATGTTTTACAGGCCCAGTCTAGAGTCGATGCTGCACAAGCATCAAAACAACAAGTAGAGGCTTTGCTGCGTCGATGGCGTAGCACATTGCAAAATCTAACCGGCTTCGAATCTCCATTTCGGGTTGCTATGTATGTTCCTGAGGATGTGGCTCAAGCTTGTGATGTTGTGTCGTTTGATTTGTCGTCAGTGCCTGATGTACTTATTGCTGAGGCATCTCGGGCTGAGGCTGAGGCACAGTTAAAGTCAGCAAAGGCCAATACATGGCCCACACTTACACTCGATGGCAATGTAAATCAGTATTTAGATCAAAACTATGTCGATGCCAATGCGCTTGATGATAATGAAAAAGCTATTTTCTTTAATGTTTCGATGCCTTTATACCAGGGAGGAAAGATATCTGCAGGAAGAGAGGGAGCCAGTTATGCCCTTTCATCGGCCGATGCTGCCAGAGACTCGGCACAGTTATCAGTAACCCAAAAGTATCGTGAAGCACAGGAAGAAGCAGAGGGTTTAATGCGCAGCTTGAGTGCCCTCAGTGCCAGGGAAAGCGCAATAGCTGAAACGAGGGACTTATACAAACAGCAATATGCCACTCTCGGAACGCGGACCCTAATTGACTTGTTAAATTCCGAACAAGAGCTTCACCTTGCTCGCCAGGAAAAAAATAATACAATCTTTGATTTGCATCTTCTTAAAATAGATTGTCTTCACAGCCGTGGCGGTTTGCGGGAAGCTTTCAAGCTTGATGGAACTGAAATTCAGGGTGTGGAGGTGTTGCCTTGA